A segment of the Manis javanica isolate MJ-LG chromosome 10, MJ_LKY, whole genome shotgun sequence genome:
GAACTGACAAAGGAGATGCAGACACACCTGGCCTAGGATTATTCTGGGCTGCCCCAGAAAAGAGGGAGGCTCCCTGGGTGAGATCTGGGCCAGCCCTACAGCCTGAAAAACCACAGGGTTCCTTATAGTCTCTTTGTCTTCACCTTAAACAAAAAGCATCCCTGGAACCATGGgagaggtggggctgggtggAGAGGTCAAGATTTGAGAAGGGTTCTGGGTTACTGCTTTGTGCTCAGGACTTCAGTACTTCCCCTCTGAGCCACCCAGTCCACCCAATAAtagtgggggaaggggaagaagtGGGGTGCTGGTTGTCCTCCCTTCCCAGGGCGGCCATACCTGTCTGACCagcccctccctttctccttccactTTCCCAGCCCTGCTTTGGCAGTGGGccctcacccctccctttggCCTctggaaggggtggggtttgtTGGGGATGGGGTGGCAAACATTCAAACCAGTCTTTGGAAAATTAAGCATTGTTTAAAGAAGCTGAGGGAGGGCCTGGGGCAAACAGGTACTAACTGGATTTCCCCCTGCTGGTTCAGCATATCAGGAGGCCCAGGGAGAACAGAGTGGAGGGGAGAAAGGAATGTAGTCTTTGTGTCCCCTCTGGAAGTCCCTGCATTTGTCTTTGTGGAAGGGACTTAAAATtgtgtccttgtgtgtgtgtgtgtgtgtgtgtgtgtgtgtgtgtgtgtgtgtgtgtggtctgagGGGagcctgtgtgtctgtctctttaGATTTATTTCTGTCTCCCAGAGGAGGGGGCTTCTGGGTCTCTCTGTCCCCTGGGTAGGAGCTACGTGTCTGTCCTTCTGGGATGCTGGATGTCACTGCTGCAGAAGGATGGGGAGGAATCTGTATGTCTGTTCTCCTGGTAGGTGGGTTGGGGGCTGTGTGCCTTCTCCCCAGGGGATCTGGGTGTCTGGCCAGCAGTTGGTCTGTTTATTTAAGAGTCATCCAGCCCCCACATAATGCCCTGCAGGATCTTTCGGAGAACCAGCCAAGCCATCAGGTAAATTGCAGCTGGAATCTCTGCCTCGGGGACCCAAACCTCCTGCTTTTACTCACACCCTGCCCCACCCCGTCCTGCCCAGGCCTGGGGTGCCTTGCTCAGCTCCCCATTCTCCTCCCCATTCTCCAACCTTCTGCAGGTGTGTGCTGGGCCCCAACCTGCTCTCCTGACTCATCCTGATAATGGGTTCAGGGAGACAGGTGCAAAGACTGTTCCTCCATCTTCTCTGGCCAGAGGGGGcctggaaaaagaaggaaggccCGGGTGGCTACAAACTTACTCATCATCTGCGTGTCCCTCAATCCCCACCCCGTCGTCCTGTGTCCTTCCCATGAGTCACCCACTGTGAGCTATGGGGATGACTACCCAGGGAGCAAACAGAACAACACTGTTCCCCTCTTTCCTGAGCTCCCCCCATCCCTCTGCCTCTTCTGGCCTTCATTCTCTGTGCCTTTTAGCAAGGTCTACAGTGTTTGGCCTGTTTCAGGGAATCCTGGGATCTTGGGAGAAGAGGAAGACACTGAGTTGTGACCAGGAAAAGTGCTGTATTAAATCTCACTTAATCTTGCACTGACAGATCCAGAGGGAAGacagccagtgtgtgtgtgtgtgtgtgtgtgtgtgtatgtgtgtgtgcaccatcaccatcattcattctacaaatatttaccaGCCCCATACCCTCTTGGCACTGTGCAAGGTGCTGAGGATACAAAAGTAACTGAGGAGAGACCAGGCAAAGGTTGACCTCAGGTTCAAGGGTTTGGAACCCAGGTGCCCTATCCTCCAGCTTGGGTAGACTTTTATAATCACTCAAAGTGATGAGAAGAGTGCCGTGTCTTTGGAGTGTCAGCTACTCAGAGGAGACCCAAGTGCCCGGAATCCCTTTCCTCTATGCTTCCCAGTCCTTGTGTCTATTTCCCACAGGAGGGAAGGAGACAAGGCCCAGGAGTCAGAGTGGCAGTGtctgggtgaccctgggcaactTTCTTTGTTACCGGGAGCTCTCACAAGTCCCTGGAGTCTTGTTTCACACTCACTGAATTGCTCTCCCCTGGGCTTGGTGATGCTCCTGGGTGGGAGCAGCTCTCTGCTGCCCCCACCTGAGTCCGGCCTGTAGGTGGCAGGTGTCGGGTTAGGCCCGGCCCCCTCAAGGTCTAGCCACTCAGGTGCAAGGCCAATCTCCCTCCCCTTGGGCTGGGCTCTCTTTTATAAAGGGCTATCTTGGGGAGTTATCCCACCTAGAAGCAGCTCCTCAGCTTTTGCTCGAATCTGTTTGGTTCGGTTCGCTTCCACTCCAGCTTCCACCATGTCCATCACCGTGACCCAGAAGTCCTACAAGATGTCCTCCTCTGGCCCCCGAGCCTTCAGCAGCCGGTCTTACACGAGCGGGCCCGGCACCCGTATCAGCTCCTCAGCGTTCTCCCGAGGGGGCAGCAGCAGCTTCCGGGGTAGCCTGGGCCCCAGCCTGGGTCTGGTGGGGGGCTACGGCGGGGCAGGGGGTGTGGGGGGCATCACAGCTGTCACAGTGAACCAGAGCCTGCTGAGCCCCCTTAAGCTGGAGGTGGACCCCAACATCCAGGCTGTGCGCACCCAGGAGAAGGAGCAGATCAAGACCCTCAACAACAAGTTTGCCTCCTTCATCGACAAGGTGAGAACTCCCCCTGCGTGGCTGGCTGTGCGCCGCCCACTGAATGTCTGTCTGCACCCTTTCTCTCGGTTGCCTGGTCTTTGGGCCCATCTCCAGCCCCTCACTGGCATcctgctgggccccacccaccCTGGCAACATGCTCCCTACCAACCTATGACTCACCAATCCCAAGCACTTTGGtttgggctgggggagggataGGGACAGGGTCTGGGCAGCTGCTGACTCTAAATCTTGGGCCTTCCTCCCTCACTGTCTTCCCAGCCCAAGTTCTGAGCTATCTGTGAAGCTTTCAGCCTGAAAGAAACCTAGTTGTCCAGCTGTTGGGTGGGAGGAAGCCCCACTCCAGGCTAATCCTTCTCCCCCAGCACTGCCCCAAGGGCTGCCCAATGGTGCCCCTcggctttttttttccccccagtagGGTTTGATAGGATTGAAGGAAGAGGGTGTCTTGCTTCAAATGGGCAAATATTGATTGAGGCCTTTGGTGTTCCAGGGCCTGAGTGTGGGGGCACCAAGATGAGTCATAACTTGGCCCCAGCCCTGGACACCGCAGTGTGGGCGGGACCAGGAGGTGCAGAGATCCGCCCCCACTTTCGGGTGAGGGGCAGAGTGCCGCCGTCTGGGGACATCCGGGGAACTCTTAAGCGTCGGTTTGCGGGGGACGAttgtgggggcgggggtggagaCGCCAGGGTCTGGCTTCAGGAAAGCCCATCTGGGATTCAAAGTCTGTGGGCGTTGGACACCGCCCGGCTTTCGTGTCCTGTTAAACCCGAGTTTATGGCTTCAAATAACACTTCTGCCCGCCAACGCCCCTCTCACCACTCAGCCCTTGCTCCCTTTCACTGTTCCCTTCCCTGGCTCGGGCCCAACGGCCTGGCCCCACTTTCCTTGAGATGGTGCCAGGCCTGGTTTTGCAGCCTCAGGGTTCCTGCCCTTGGGAGCGCCCCTGGGGGCGCTCAAGCAGGAGGATTGGGCCCCTCCCTACTGGCTGGTTTCTGGGAGGCATTGCGGGAAGGGAATGAGGGGAATCCTGGCGCAGATTAGCACGCTTAGGAATTGGAGTCCCCCAGGGACCCGGCAATCCTCTGTTCTTCACAGAGAGCTTGCTGGTTCTTTGACTCAGTGCACCCTTGACTTTACTCCTCGACACTGTTTTATTAGCTCTGGGGTCTGCACAGTGAATAATTAAGCACAGGCTCTGAGCCCAAATTCCTGGTTCCCAGTGCTCTGCCCTTTCCTTGGATGGtctggtttcctcatctacaaaatgggcatGGCAAGGTGTAAATCAAAGAGGTTTTGCCTATTCAAGCATATAATGTAAGTAAAGAGCTTGTGGTTCTTGGCCCATATTAAGCAGTCCATTAAAGGTAAACATTATAATCACTTATCTTTTATAATTTTGGTGCAGAATGAGCTGGGGAAGAAAGAGATTTACAGAGGGACTTGTTAGATCTAGACTCAAGCCTTAAGACAGACTTTTCTTTCAAGGTGTAAAAAGTTACACCTTTTGGTTAGGTTAGGGAAAGTGCATTCCACTTCTTGGAGCCagtctattctttcttttaaaaaatcccctTCTAACATGCCTTAGTTTCATCCTTAAATCTGGATGCCTTGAGCCTAAGGAACTTGGGGCCTTTGTGTTTGGGGCAGGAGAGGGTTAGGGGTTCAGGGGTGGGGAGATGCTCTGGGATGCGAGAGAATCTCAAAGGGGGTGTCGTGGGGATGGGGAGTCTTCACTTTGCAGACAGATCTCCCAAGTGTCTTCCCTCTTTCCTGACTAAAAGTGACATTTGCACAGAGATGGGGCTCCTGAAAGGGGCTGCCTGAGCTCCTCCAGGCCATGCAGTGTGGAGGAGACCTAGGCTCAGCGAGGAAAAGCAACTAAAGGTTCTGCAGCACAGATCTAAGTCTAGGTTTGGCTAAAACCTAGGTCTTCTGGTTAGTGCTCTCCAGGCTGTAGGGCTGAAGTTTCCCCATAATATGTATGAGCTCCTTCAAGTCActccaaataaaaatgataatattattTGATTTGATATGAACAATCtatactttctttttcaaacttatCAAGTGTTAATCAAAACTTGGctatttttattgaactataataTATAAGCTGGTAAATAAGTCAGACTTATTTTTTCTGCAAACATAGCTTCAATATAATTCTCCCAGCAGATCCCTTCCAACCATGTACCCCTGTGTCCCCCGCCCAGTGCTAGAGGGACACGGTTCTTTACCCTACTAACTGTGCTGTCTCTCACAGGTCATTGGTGATCTTCCCAGGGCAGCTAACTGGGTCCCTGGGTTCTGGAGACCCCACTGTTGGGGGAAGGCATTGGGGAAAAGGCTGTGCTTGCTTCCCCCCAGACTCTGAGCTCTGGCCCCAAGTGGACCATTttgttccctcctccctcctgcagGTACGGCACCTGGAGCAGCAGAACAAGATTCTGGAGACCAAGTGGAGCCTCCTGCAGCAGCAGAAGACGGCTCGGAGTAACATAGACAACATGTTCGAGAGCTACATCAACAACCTTCGAAGGCAGCTGGACACGCTGGGCCAAGAGAAGCTGAAGCTGGAAGTGGAGCTTGGCAACATGCAGGGGCTGGTGGAAGACTTCAAGAATAAGTGAGCcattcccctccctccacccccttccaaagtcatcctgccctgccccactcCATGGGACCAGATGCCCAAGACTGCTTTTTGGGCAGTGCAGTCCTATATAATTAGGGTGATCCTATGACCAGATTTTCTCCGGACCGTCTAGGTTTATACCTGTTGTCCTGGCATAATTGTTAATAGCACTCACTCCTTTCGATCTTAGAACTGTCCATATTTGGACAACAAATTATATGTTAATGTTTATGTAGTAAACCTAAGATGAGAGAGATGGGTAGCCAACAAGTCTCTGTTGTATACTTACAGCCCTGGTCCCTATTTATTCCTTATATTGATTTCTAGCACACATGAGAAAGTTCTTCCCGAGGTGTCATATTGGTTCCCTGTTGCTAACCCTCTGAATAGGCCTAATATGCCTGATATATATTTGTGGATTTGGAGAGAGTTCCTGCTTTGGCCTTCCTGCCGAGTGGTGCTGGCATGGGGTTGGGTGGGGAAAGATAGCTGGGTAGTATGGAAAGACCAGACCAGACTGCTCTGTCCTGCTGTCTCACAAACTGAATTTCCTTGATGGTCTTTCTCCCTTCAACAGACCCAGGACAACCTCACCTCTGCCTTCATCCTCTGATTCTAAGTTTTTTCCTCACAGGTATGAGGAAGAGATCAAGGAGCGTGCAGATATGGAGAATGAATTTGTCCTCATCAAGAAGGTGAGGGAGTTCCCTTACCCCTACCAGGCATTGAAGGCTGGGGCTTAGAGACTCGGATTAAGAGAATTTTGGGGTTCTGTCCTTAAATGGTTCTAAGTAATGGGACAGTATTTGGGTGCCTCCTAGGTATATGGCATAGAAAGATAGACAAGGACAGAGAGTTGTTAGGTCCATTTGGACAGGACTCTGAACAGGGTTGTTGGGACATTGTTAAGAAAATGGAGTGATAGAATTGGAGGTCTGACCatagaaggcttcctggaggaggtggatgAGGAGGGAGACAACTGCCCAAATGCTGCAGGAAGCTGAGTAAAGGTGTTTGAGCTGGGATGCAGGTGTGATGCAGCAGCGCATGGGCTAGAGGATCAGGCcccaaggtggggtgggggaaggcagttAGTTAGACCAGGCCATCGGGTGCCCCTGGGCTGGGGTTGGGTGTAGGCACTCAGCTCAGCCCCAACCCCCTTGCCCAGGATGTGGATGAAGCTTACATGAACAAGGTAGAGCTGGAGTCCCGCCTGGAAGGGCTGACTGACGAGATCAGCTTCTTGAGGCTCCTGTATGAAGAGGTATGTTCTTGGGGGCTGGAGCCTCAGGTGCCCCAGCTCCATCAGAggcccgcccccagcccccggcaCTCCAGCAGTGAAGGGCCCACCTCTGAATCATTCTAGCTACCTGTACTGACCCAGCATGGACAttctctgctctgtcccctgCATGAGGGAGGGTTTAttaccccatttcacagatgagaaaatgggctCAAGAACTGAGATAGCCCATCCAAGGGTATCACCCACAGAGGACCGCCCCAGCTGCTGCTCGGGGCTGCTCTGTCCCGAGCCTTTGTTCTGAATCTGTGGGCCATGTGGGAAGCCCACTGTGGGCTCAGGATTGGCAGCCGAGTGTGGAAGGGCTCAGCCCCTCTGGTTACTCACCCAAAGCCAGGGTTCCTTTCCTCGCCTCATTTCCTCTTTACTTCCCTCTGAGTTCCAGGTCTTTGATTCACCTTCCTTCTTCAGGAACCtggccctctccccagccctaactcctgcctgcttctctgctctgtggCTGGCCCCCTTGACTTTCCCCTGAGGAAGGCCCTCCCGCAGAAGGGGCTCATTGTGTGCAGAGGCAGGGCCTCATCACCTCCCCTCCCCATGTAGGAGATCCGTGAGCTGCAGTCACAGATCTCAGACACCTCTGTGGTCCTCTCCATGGACAACAGCCGCTCCCTGGACCTGGATGGCATCATTGCTGAGGTCAAGGCCCAGTACGAGGAGATTGCCAACCGAAGTCGGGCCGAGGCTGAGACCATGTATCAGATAAAGGTGAAGAGCAGGGCCACTAGGCTGGCACTCCCCTTCTGGCCAGTTCTGTGCCCTAGTCCGTGAGGAGGGAGCAGGATTTCAAACTTCACTCTGCTGCCGAGAGCTGGCCTGCCCAGTGGGTGCTGGGGATGTGGGGGTGTCCTAGTGCCCGGAGGTCTGGAAGATGGCCTTCcatggtgtgtgtggagggcgGTGGGCATGAGATGACCTGGACTCTGGTGACTTGGCTGAGAGGCTACTCTCCCTGAGATGGAGAGCACTTGGGGCTCCAGGGGTCCACTCTCCAGCCTCATTCCTCATCTCACACCCACAGTATGAGGAGCTGCAGACATTGGCTGGGAAGCACGGGGATGACCTCCGCCGCACGAAGACCGAGATTTCTGAGATGAATCGGAATATCAGCAGACTCCAGGCTGAGATTGAGAGCCTCAAAGGCCAGGTATGGGCTggcctggggtgggagaggcccCTCGGGCACCTCCGATAAGAGGACATAATGCAGGAAGGAGTAATGGGTCTGGGGGTCAGGAAAGGAAACCTAGACCAGAGTTGGGGAGCTGAGGGGTGCTGGGGAGGTCCTGGGCCCTGACAAGTCAAAGGGTGCTGGGGCAGGTAAGTTGGGGTCCAGGATGGGTCCCCCAAGCCTGCTTTGTTTTATCTGTCTTATGTATCAGGGTAAGATATATTTAAGAAAGTCTAGAAGGCAGAGATCCAGTGCAATTAGAAGCTTGTGCAGGGAAGTGCCTGGAAGCTACTCAGTATTTGCCCGTTTTACTGCCTGAATCTCACCAGGTAGCATTTTCTTTGAGCTGGATGGAATTGGTTAGTATAGGTCAGGGAGGGGTCCCTAAGGGAGGGGAAAGAGGTGGATGGCAGTGGGTGAGGTGGACGCAGCCAGACTTCACTTTACTGGCTTACTTGTCCCTCTCCCCCCACAGAGGCCCTCCCTGGAGACCGCCATCGCTGAAGCTGAGCAGCGTGGAGAGATGGCCCTCAAGGATGCCAAGAATAAGCTGGCCGAGCTGGAGGCTGCCCTGCAGCAAGCCAAGCAGGACATGGCACGGCAGCTGCGTGAGTACCAGGAGCTCATGAACGTCAAGCTGGCCCTGGACATTGAGATCGCCACCTACCGCAAGCTGCTGGAGGGCGAGGAGAGCCGGTGAGTGTGAACATCTCTGGCCATAGTGCCCCATGTTTGGGacttggagtggaatggggtgtgaTTTGAGTCCTTTTGTCCTGGGACAAGGGCCAGGTGTTGGTCCTAAACACCCTCCTGTGTATCCATTGGCTACAGACTGGAATCTGGGATGCAGAACATGAGTATCCATACCAAGACAAGCAGTGGCTACTCAGGTGAGTGTCCTGGCCCTGGGGTGCAGGGCAGGAGGTCAGGGACTTTTCACGTAGTGCCTACACATTTCCCTTGAACAGCTGAGGAAGCCAGGACCCAGTGAAATGtcttgtctaaggtcacatagctaatatCAAAGCTCtgtcctgccctgctcctgcTTGTTCCTGATAAACCTGGAGAAGAGAACCAGGGCCATTCCCAGCTTGGGGACTCTTAAGGAGTggcagggagaaggggcacaGAACCTGGTGTGTGGTGGGCTTCTGTACTCATGTGACCACCTCTGTCCCTGACCAGGTGGGCTGAGCCCTGGCCTCAACTACGGCCTGAGCTCCTTCCAGTCCAGCTTTGGCTCTGGCGGGAGCTCCAGCTCCTTCAGCCGCACCAGCTCCACCAAGGCAGTGGTTGTGAAGAAGATCGAGACGCGTGATGGGAAGCTGGTGTCCGAGTCATCTGACATCCTACCCAAGTGAACGGCCACTgtggcccctcccagccccccactTCCCGCCGCTGCCCCGGAGCCAGTGGGGGAGGCAGTTGTGCAGGGGGTTGCTGGGAACAAGAGACCCACCTGAGGCTCAGCCCCAGGCCTCAGCCCACACTTGGGGGAAGTCTACTGCCTGGGACAACCCTCTTGGCCATGCTTTTGACTTAAAGCCAATTCAAGTGTCTTTTCCAAAATAAAGCTTCAGCTGGCTCTGCCAGCCCTCCTTGGTGTGTGCGGCCTTTGTCCACAAAGTGGGAGATGTGGTAGGAGACCTCCTGTGGCTTGGAAGTTGAGGGGCCTGGGAAGTAGGGGGCAATGGGTAGCAAAATCTGGCCTCCAGGCTGTTCCCAGAGACTTCTTTATTGAAAAAGTTGGTTGATGGCTTGGTCATTAGTATGCTCTGAAGTACTCCATTTCATTTCATCTGTGTGACAAACCCTGTGGGGTATGCTGAGCAGGTATCACACAGTTATCAGGAGAGAGGTCTAGTTTCCTCTCCACAGACCTCACAGGGGGTCCATTTCGGGACTATCTGCAAGTGAGGAAAGCCAGCCTGGGAGAGAACAAGACTCTAGCCTAACCAGAAGGTGCCGTTCAGATATGAACCTAGGCCTGTCCAATTCTCAAGCCTGTACAGCTGGGCACATGGCGTTTCCTTGGTGGCCAGAAATGTCCTTTTACCTTCTTGGTTCCTTTGCAGCTGGGGACAAAGGATTGCtggttttcccatcccttcagaGGCCTAGAGTCCGTTCCCAGCGATTGGGTGCAGCAACAGTCTAGAAGTCAATACAGTACAGGACTTGGCACTGATCAATGGGCTCTTCACAGCCCCACTCAGGGCTGCACCCACCCTGCATTATTCCTTGCCACCTCCTCTCTCCCGGTTTgtttgcagtgcttgtatcataTACACAGCTGAGTGTGTACAGGGCGTGTGCATTCTGTGTTTGCATGTGGAGGGTGTGCTGTGTGTAGATGGGTGTGTACAGCTTCTGTGAAGTATGTAAAGGGGTTCACCTGTCTGTTGAAACACAGTCTCCTGTCACAGTCTTCAAGGTTTAGGGCAGGACCAGAGGTTGACACAGCTGGTTGGAGCAGTTTGTCCCTGGAACTTGGCTCCACTGCCAGCACCACGGAATTTTAGGCAGACGTGCTGGCCCCTGTGCACCAGACTCAGTGTGGGCAAGGCCTTATAGAGTGTGGCTGAGATTGCGGTACTTTGAAACTTTCTGAAACACTGAGTGAGAATAAATGAACACATGCAGAGGGTATAGTACTAGGACAGCCTTGGGCAGGAAGCTCAGGTTCTGGCCCTGCTGTGAGGTCTCCTAGGGCTCCTGGTCCTGGGCCctcagctgcccagcccctgagCTCCCACCCAGGGCCTGAACTGCTACCTCCTTTGCTGCCCATCTTTGTGTGGCTACTTCCAGACAGCCCAGGCATTCCACCTCTCACCCCTCCTACCCAGTCCCTGGGCCAGGGCCTGGTTCTGAACTTTGTCACGTTGAAGGACCTCACTCTTCAATGATAAAATGAACAGTACCACTATCCAGAGTGCTGGCTCTCTATTTTTGCAGCAGCTTAGCAGAAGGAAATTCACTTTTATCACTACCTACAAACAAAAATTTCATAAAACAATACCATCCTTCTGCCCTCTGTTGCTGAGATTGGCCTCTTGTAGGGTCCCAGGAGCAGGTGCAGCACCCAGTGACAGGGATCTACTGCCCACTGAGGCCCCAAGTCAATATTGTCAATTGTACCCCACTCAGTCCTCTTAGAAGCCAGCCACGGGCTTATCAGGCCTTGTCCCAAGTGGTGGGCATGCTGGGGGTAGCCAAAGTCTCCATCGAGAGCCTCTTGGAatttctgttctccaggtgtttgCTCAGAGAGAAGCGGGAAAGTTCCAGGGAGaattccctttccctccctccttcctttccaggTTTGTGCATCTACTGTGATCTAGGACCTGAGCATTCAGGAGGCACCATCCCATTTgcttttcagtatttaaaaaatgcaagagctGAACATCTAATCCTTGTTTAGATGACACTGGGGAAGGATGGAAGATAACATTCCTTAGATACCTACTTGATGGCAGATCTTGTGCATCACTACATTCCAGTCTTCCAGTGATCCTGTGAGGAAGGTATTAAAACCCCTATTTTCTGTGTGCAGGCTTTGCATAAGGTTGCACTGTAAGTGATGGAAGTGGTGTCTGGATGCATAGACTGTTCTTGTGTACAATATGAGATTTTTGTtgctttgtatgtattttttacattGTTCAAAAATTTTaaccttgcttttctttttgaataGGTAATGTATACAATTTGAAAACCCCAAAGGGCCTCCTTCCTCACCAGCCACCCAGTTTCTCAGAGGATAACTAGTATTACCTGTTTCTTATAATTTATTCCAGGTAGAGTTAAGGTATATACAATTCCTTAGGTGCAAACACATATAATTATGTTTTACAAAAGGCATTATACTACACGCGGGattctctgttttgctttgccatTCACTCAACATCTATTCCATATCGATATGTAAATTGCTGCCTTACCCTTTTCCACAGCCGCATAATATTTCATAATTCCACAGAAGGGGTGTCACAATCCATTTAGCCCATCCTCAGTTGGTGGGCCTCTTCAATCTTCTGCTTTGACAGCAATGTTATACTTAATATCTTTGGATACAGGTCATATTACACATGATGAGGATAGCTAAATAATTCCTGGAATTGCTCAAAGTGTATCTATATGCATTGACATTTTTGATggacattaaaaaacaaagcttGTTGTCCTATGGGactgaatttcagttttctagGAAGTCCACATGTGTCAAAGCCCATATTTGTTCAAGATGAGCTGGGCGTTATTCCCCTCCCTCCTTGccctccaggaatgaaatgatGAGTCTTCCAAGCATCTGAGGACCACTCTTCATGTATTGTCTTTCCAACGTTTTGCCCTGGCTGCCCAAAGTTATCTGGGCTAAGATGGTTCATGATCCCCTTTAGTAGAAGGGTTCTAGAGTGGGCTCAGGATGAGGGCCAAGGAGACTGGGTATAAATGGGTAGGAATGGAGGAGGCCTTTGGGAGCAGTACCCTgtgaggaagggtgggagggatGAGGACCAGCATGGCTGAGCATGGGCCAGCCACTGTGCCAGCCATTGTGCCACCTCTTTGCATATGTTGATGGGTATTAGTTGCTTTGTCTGTCCACCCCTGCCCTCTTCTGGTAAAAGAACCCTCCCACTCCCACCATGTACCCCTCTTTGCAGGAGCTGTTCTTCCCAGCTCTAACCCTGTAGTTCTGGTGGACCTGCCAGTCATGGCACTTCTCTGCTGGGCCTGGGCCAATCAGTCTCCTTTGTTCTGAGGTATAACataaatgcaataaaatgcaGAAAGTGCTTGATGGATTTCTACTTAGGTTCATACTTGTAATATAGAACATTTCCTGCATCACAGATGATTCCCTTGGGCCTCTTACTGGAGCACACTTTTAAGAATGTACATCAGATTCGGTTATTCTCCTACTTAAGAGCCTCTAATGTTGACACCTGGGATAAAGCCCAAGCCCTGCGCCTGCTCAGCCTCCACCCACCTCTCGGGACTCCTCCTGGCCACTGTGTCCTGTGCTCTGACTCAGTGGTGCAAGCTTTTCAGCACTCGGCTCACATCACGTTTCCTTCTGCTCAGGGCCATTGCACACACTGTTCTTTCTGCTTGGAACATGATGCCTTTTCTATGCATTGGAAGCTTCCAAATCATTCTTCTGAGGGTGTGTCAAATGTGGCTTCCACATTCATAGGAAAGCCTCCTAGACATCACAGGCTGGGTTCCTTTCTACAATAAGTCCTCAAAGTGTCCTGTATTTTCTCCT
Coding sequences within it:
- the KRT8 gene encoding keratin, type II cytoskeletal 8, whose protein sequence is MSITVTQKSYKMSSSGPRAFSSRSYTSGPGTRISSSAFSRGGSSSFRGSLGPSLGLVGGYGGAGGVGGITAVTVNQSLLSPLKLEVDPNIQAVRTQEKEQIKTLNNKFASFIDKVRHLEQQNKILETKWSLLQQQKTARSNIDNMFESYINNLRRQLDTLGQEKLKLEVELGNMQGLVEDFKNKYEEEIKERADMENEFVLIKKDVDEAYMNKVELESRLEGLTDEISFLRLLYEEEIRELQSQISDTSVVLSMDNSRSLDLDGIIAEVKAQYEEIANRSRAEAETMYQIKYEELQTLAGKHGDDLRRTKTEISEMNRNISRLQAEIESLKGQRPSLETAIAEAEQRGEMALKDAKNKLAELEAALQQAKQDMARQLREYQELMNVKLALDIEIATYRKLLEGEESRLESGMQNMSIHTKTSSGYSGGLSPGLNYGLSSFQSSFGSGGSSSSFSRTSSTKAVVVKKIETRDGKLVSESSDILPK